The following proteins are encoded in a genomic region of Alnus glutinosa chromosome 8, dhAlnGlut1.1, whole genome shotgun sequence:
- the LOC133875883 gene encoding uncharacterized protein At1g08160, giving the protein MLPPPPPPPPPPSTSTSTSTPPPPPPPPRKETTSISLDQIVISKQAVNQQNRAPNKPNPYEKISINPPRFNKPQPRRTNPFIWCTSILCLIFSIILIFFGVATLIIFIAIKPRNPSFDIPNANLNTIYFDSPEYFNGDFTFLANFSNPNRKIDVRFEYLEIELFFSDRLIAAQAVQPFTQRRGETRLESVHFISSLVFLPQNLAVELQKQVQSNKVSYSVRGTYRVKATLGLIHFSYWLHSRCQVEMTGPPTGVLLARSCKTKR; this is encoded by the coding sequence ATGcttccacctccacctccacctccacctccaccttcaacctcaacctcaacctcaaccccacccccacccccacccccacctcGAAAGGAAACAACTTCAATATCTCTCGACCAAATTGTGATATCAAAGCAAGCCGTGAATCAACAAAACCGAGCACCAAACAAGCCAAATCCATACGAGAAAATATCAATAAACCCACCAAGATTCAACAAGCCTCAGCCTCGCCGGACCAACCCGTTTATATGGTGTACTTCGATTCTCTGTCTCATATTTAGCATTATTCTCATCTTCTTTGGAGTAGCAACTTTGATCATCTTTATTGCCATTAAACCACGAAACCCGTCATTTGATATTCCTAACGCAAACCTCAACACTATCTATTTCGACTCACCAGAATATTTCAATGGGGACTTCACTTTCCTGGCAAATTTCTCTAACCCAAACCGGAAAATCGATGTAAGGTTCGAATATTTGGAGATAGAGCTTTTCTTTTCTGACAGGCTCATAGCAGCTCAAGCTGTTCAGCCTTTCACTCAAAGACGAGGCGAAACGAGGTTGGAATCAGTTCACTTCATATCCAGCTTAGTATTTTTGCCCCAGAATCTTGCAGTGGAACTTCAAAAGCAGGTTCAGAGCAACAAAGTCAGCTACAGCGTGAGAGGAACTTACAGAGTGAAAGCCACTCTTGGTCTGATTCATTTTTCTTATTGGTTGCATAGCAGATGTCAAGTAGAGATGACTGGTCCGCCAACCGGCGTTCTACTTGCCCGAAGCTGCAAAACAAAGCGATGA
- the LOC133876431 gene encoding sufE-like protein 1, chloroplastic/mitochondrial, with protein sequence MIPSLCGILCSKIEPHSLMSSSSISASLRLFTTKFPNPLLSHKTFISPKPHCVSFFKPISFQRLPTTPSSPSSSAAASSSVPLQPIEELPPKLQEIVNLFQSVQEPKAKYEQLLFYGKNLKPLGAQFKTKENKVEGCVSQVWVRAYLDSDKNVVFEADSDSVLTKGLAALLVNGLSGRPVEEVLRVSPDFAVLLGLHQSLTPSRNNGFLNMLKLMQKKALKLAVEAEKGKLSISEKVDGGVENVNFESNPDVGVEENPLGITDSVSKIDGSDENGSFRSNSKASEESPVQSSDSGALGSRGVRIKEKLERELRPVELEVEDISYQHAGHAGARGSDGETHFNVKVVSKEFEGKSSVKRHRLVYGLLQEELQSGLHALSIVAKTPSEV encoded by the coding sequence ATGATCCCATCTCTCTGTGGAATTCTCTGCTCCAAAATCGAACCGCACTCCCTCATGTCTTCGTCTTCAATCTCAGCCTCTCTCCGAttattcaccaccaaattcccAAACCCTCTCCTTTCCCACAAAACCTTCATATCCCCAAAACCCCATTGCGTCTCGTTCTTCAAACCCATCTCTTTTCAAAGACTCCCCACCACCccatcatcaccatcatcatcagcAGCAGCATCAAGCTCTGTGCCTCTGCAACCCATAGAAGAGCTCCCTCCAAAGCTCCAAGAAATCGTCAATCTCTTCCAGTCTGTGCAAGAACCCAAGGCCAAGTACGAGCAGCTCTTGTTCTACGGGAAAAACCTCAAGCCGCTCGGAGCCCAGTTCAAGACGAAGGAGAACAAGGTCGAGGGATGTGTCtcgcaggtatgggtcagggcCTACTTGGACTCGGACAAGAACGTTGTCTTCGAGGCCGATTCGGACTCGGTCCTCACCAAGGGACTCGCCGCTTTGCTTGTCAATGGGCTCTCCGGTCGGCCCGTCGAGGAGGTTCTGCGGGTCTCGCCAGACTTCGCAGTGCTTCTTGGGCTTCACCAGAGTCTCACACCTTCGAGGAATAATGGGTTCTTGAATATGTTGAAGCTGATGCAGAAGAAGGCGCTGAAATTGGCTGTGGAAGCCGAAAAGGGCAAACTTTCGATTTCAGAAAAAGTCGATGGCGGTGTTGAAAATGTGAACTTTGAATCGAATCCTGATGTGGGTGTTGAAGAAAACCCGTTGGGGATAACGGATTCGGTGTCCAAAATCGATGGCAGTGATGAAAATGGGAGCTTTCGGTCGAATTCTAAGGCGAGCGAAGAAAGCCCCGTTCAGAGTTCGGATTCAGGTGCTTTGGGGAGTAGGGGGGTGAGAATTAAGGAGAAATTGGAGAGAGAGCTTCGTCCTGTAGAATTGGAAGTGGAAGATATCTCTTATCAACACGCGGGGCACGCAGGCGCTAGAGGAAGTGATGGGGAGACGCATTTCAACGTGAAAGTTGTGTCTAAGGAGTTTGAAGGGAAGAGTTCGGTTAAGAGGCATAGGCTTGTTTATGGTTTGTTGCAAGAGGAATTGCAGAGTGGACTACACGCATTGTCGATTGTGGCAAAGACACCATCTGAAGTTTAA
- the LOC133875403 gene encoding uncharacterized protein LOC133875403, with protein sequence MANDQEAESKVGVEEEEEEEEKWVKHYSSYHQILLVGDGDFSFSLSLAQSFGSASNILASSLDSYDVVIKKYKEAKSNLENLKKLGASLLHGVDATKMKFHTDLKMRKFDRIIYNFPHAGFYGKEDNADLIKMHRDLVNGFFRNARGMLRASGEIHVNHKTSRPFCQWNIEELASQNSLTLAECVDFKKEDYPGYKNKRGDGSRCDKPFPLGECSTFKFQLSLKTKTSCRGIRHLAPAVHGRSQQFQGMPVQMHQCSTSDNFNYPRAGYLTNMEQISEDFRLPLTARRITHLALAAHGRSQRFQETPVEMQQFSTSINSSHPGAGYSMNVEQVSEDVQLPLTISARNECFGMIDGHLNNQTEMFGRNMIDSSYPFHAPRLHFRDFAEIPGRTSNGDTYVLRELQRRSYILRSMQWARLMLADSHRPNASGAQVLQYL encoded by the exons ATGGCGAATGATCAGGAGGCAGAGAGTAAAGTGGGAgtggaagaagaggaggaagaagaagagaaatgggTGAAGCATTATTCGTCGTATCATCAAATACTGCTGGTGGGTGATGGAGATTTCTCTTTCTCGTTGAGTTTGGCTCAGTCTTTTGGCTCCGCTTCCAATATCCTGGCTTCCTCTCTCGACTCTtacg ATGTGGTGATCAAGAAGTACAAGGAAGCAAAATCGAATttggaaaatttaaaaaagctggGGGCATCCCTCTTACATGGAGTGGATGCGACTAAAATGAAATTTCATACTGATCTGAAAATGCGGAAATTCGATAGGATTATCTACAACTTTCCTCATGCAGGGTTCTATGGAAAGGAAGACAATGCTGATCTGATTAA GATGCATAGAGATCTTGTGAATGGCTTCTTCAGGAATGCAAGAGGCATGCTTCGAGCAAGTGGTGAGATTCATGTAAACCACAAAACTTCAAGGCCATTCTGCCAATGGAATATAGAGGAACTTGCTTCACAGAACTCTTTGACATTGGCTGAGTGTGTTGATTTCAAGAAAGAAGACTACCCAGGTTACAAAAATAAGAGAGGGGATGGTTCGCGATGTGATAAACCCTTCCCTTTGGGAGAGTGCAGCACCTTTAAATTCCAATTGTCCCTTAAAACTAAAACGTCGTGTAGAGGGATACGGCATTTGGCTCCAGCAGTACATGGAAGATCGCAGCAATTTCAAGGGATGCCGGTCCAAATGCATCAGTGCTCAACTTCAGATAATTTCAATTATCCTCGAGCTGGTTACTTAACAAATATGGAACAAATTTCAGAGGATTTTCGTTTGCCATTAACAGCTAGAAGGATAACACATTTGGCTTTGGCAGCACATGGAAGATCGCAGCGATTTCAAGAGACTCCGGTCGAAATGCAGCAGTTTTCTACTTCAATTAACTCTAGTCATCCTGGAGCAGGTTACTCAATGAATGTGGAGCAAGTTTCAGAGGATGTGCAGTTGCCGTTAACAATCAGTGCTAGAAATGAATGCTTTGGGATGATTGATGGGCACTTGAATAATCAAACAGAAATGTTTGGAAGAAATATGATTGATTCAAGCTACCCTTTTCATGCACCAAGGCTTCATTTTAGAGACTTTGCAGAAATTCCAGGAAGAACCTCGAATGGTGACACATACGTTTTGCGTGAGCTTCAGCGTAGGAGCTATATTTTGAGGTCAATGCAGTGGGCAAGGTTGATGTTGGCTGATAGTCACCGACCGAATGCAAGTGGCGCACAGGTGCTGCAGTACCTGTGA